One stretch of Streptomyces agglomeratus DNA includes these proteins:
- a CDS encoding DegV family protein: MSRHVAIVTDSTAYLPQQTMERHGITAVPLTVVIGDRALEEGTEISARSLAVALQKRRSVTTSRPSPEVFAAAYRAAAEAGATGIVSLHLSAEFSGTYDAAVLAAQGAPVPVRVVDTGMVAMALGFCALSAAEVAEADGTVDEAVAAAEKRAAGMSAYFYVDTLDYLRRGGRIGAAQALLGSALAVKPLLELDGGRIEMLEKVRTASKAIARLEEIAAERAGTRRVDIAVHHLAAPERAERLAERLRVRLTGLAELHVSEVGAVIGAHTGPGLLAVVVAPH, from the coding sequence ATGTCCCGCCATGTCGCTATCGTCACCGATTCAACGGCCTACCTGCCGCAGCAGACGATGGAGCGGCACGGCATCACCGCGGTGCCGCTGACCGTCGTCATCGGTGATCGTGCCCTGGAAGAGGGCACCGAGATCTCCGCGCGCTCGCTGGCCGTGGCCCTACAGAAACGACGGTCCGTGACGACCTCGAGGCCGAGCCCCGAAGTCTTCGCCGCGGCCTACCGCGCGGCGGCGGAAGCCGGCGCGACCGGCATCGTGTCGCTGCATCTGTCCGCCGAGTTCTCCGGTACGTACGACGCCGCCGTGCTCGCCGCGCAGGGGGCTCCGGTTCCCGTGCGGGTCGTGGACACCGGGATGGTCGCGATGGCCCTCGGCTTCTGCGCCCTGTCGGCGGCGGAGGTGGCCGAAGCGGACGGCACGGTCGACGAGGCGGTGGCCGCGGCGGAGAAGCGCGCGGCGGGCATGTCGGCGTACTTCTATGTGGACACGCTGGACTATCTGCGCCGGGGCGGGCGGATCGGCGCAGCGCAGGCGCTGCTGGGCTCGGCGCTCGCGGTGAAGCCGCTGCTGGAGCTGGACGGCGGGCGCATCGAGATGCTGGAGAAGGTGCGTACGGCCTCCAAGGCGATCGCGCGGCTGGAGGAGATCGCCGCCGAGCGGGCGGGCACGCGCCGCGTGGACATCGCTGTGCACCATCTGGCGGCCCCCGAGCGGGCCGAACGGCTGGCGGAGCGGCTGCGGGTACGGCTTACCGGGCTGGCGGAGCTGCATGTCAGCGAGGTGGGGGCAGTGATCGGCGCACATACGGGACCGGGGCTGCTGGCGGTCGTGGTCGCGCCGCACTGA
- a CDS encoding site-specific integrase — MSKWRVFWVPKTAMTVPPEPVLVGWADLAEREESAGIRPGDPILLAPDYRVDELLSLYTRSSPFRGYTAETKRNYTTDDCLFFNFLWQRGKIWTQAVESDVNDFQYWRQDSPENPVRVGANKWDRDLAALMSLYKWAAKPENAFVPRNPIPTHQVTGRYGQIIEVPDDKAKDVKASNVHWLTPRTFRLWVDVGLRGCGADGLRTPGWVGRLEDRNVAFVRLLTTSGLRRLEGASLLTFEVPSLRLEGGRYYTGRLAAAVTRSKKARTYYVAAGVVGDIESYMDSSRAAVIRKAQAKGRYDGVRDMRLVTKVTRGPKPIVHWCDRDGVMGRVALTDALAEERMTWYTEGPGGPEPLWLWLSETGLPFQPHSWENVFTSANNRCRAVLDPEPERRLDPHRSLSPYATPHSCRHSFALYMLVILHHLLDQRLGLTPEERRDYRLLYGDPWRMVQDLLGHSSIETTRERYLAPVADLQLRSLLATAPVIGQGAQSEHEMDDVFARLAIEAEGIQDIDAKMQVTSGEVA; from the coding sequence ATGAGTAAGTGGCGTGTTTTTTGGGTGCCGAAGACGGCGATGACGGTGCCTCCTGAACCAGTGCTGGTGGGGTGGGCTGACCTCGCGGAGCGAGAGGAGTCCGCAGGGATTCGTCCCGGAGATCCGATCCTCCTGGCGCCGGACTACCGAGTGGACGAGCTGCTCAGCCTGTATACCCGCAGCAGCCCGTTTCGGGGATACACGGCGGAGACGAAGCGGAACTACACCACGGACGATTGCCTGTTCTTCAACTTCCTTTGGCAGCGGGGGAAGATATGGACGCAGGCAGTGGAATCCGATGTGAACGATTTTCAGTACTGGCGTCAGGACTCGCCAGAAAACCCTGTGCGGGTCGGCGCGAACAAGTGGGACCGCGACCTGGCGGCGCTGATGAGCTTGTATAAGTGGGCAGCGAAGCCGGAGAACGCATTCGTACCGAGGAACCCTATTCCGACGCACCAAGTGACGGGCCGCTATGGGCAGATCATAGAGGTGCCGGACGATAAGGCGAAGGATGTCAAAGCCAGCAACGTACATTGGCTGACTCCTCGTACGTTCCGGCTCTGGGTGGATGTGGGGCTGCGCGGATGCGGGGCTGATGGGCTTCGCACCCCGGGCTGGGTGGGGCGGTTGGAAGACCGCAACGTCGCGTTTGTGCGCTTGCTGACCACTTCCGGGCTGCGGCGGCTCGAGGGGGCCTCGCTGCTGACGTTCGAGGTGCCCTCGTTGCGACTTGAAGGCGGGCGCTACTACACGGGTCGGCTGGCAGCGGCGGTCACGCGTTCCAAGAAGGCCCGCACCTATTACGTCGCGGCGGGTGTGGTCGGCGACATCGAGAGTTACATGGACTCCTCGCGGGCCGCGGTGATCCGCAAGGCTCAGGCGAAGGGCCGCTACGACGGCGTGAGGGACATGCGCCTGGTCACGAAGGTGACTCGCGGGCCCAAGCCGATCGTGCACTGGTGCGACCGCGACGGTGTCATGGGCCGGGTCGCGCTGACGGACGCGCTCGCAGAAGAGCGGATGACTTGGTACACCGAGGGTCCTGGAGGCCCCGAGCCGTTGTGGTTGTGGCTGAGTGAGACGGGCCTGCCATTCCAGCCGCATTCGTGGGAGAACGTCTTCACTTCGGCCAACAATCGGTGCCGGGCGGTCCTTGATCCGGAGCCGGAGCGTCGGCTGGACCCGCACCGCAGCCTGTCCCCTTATGCGACTCCGCATTCCTGCCGGCACAGTTTTGCCCTCTACATGCTCGTGATTCTTCACCACTTGCTGGACCAGCGATTGGGGCTGACACCTGAGGAACGACGGGATTACCGGCTTCTCTACGGAGATCCGTGGCGGATGGTTCAGGACCTGTTGGGGCATTCGTCCATCGAGACCACCCGAGAGCGGTATCTGGCCCCGGTCGCTGACCTCCAGCTGCGGTCTCTGCTGGCCACCGCCCCCGTGATCGGGCAAGGAGCGCAGTCAGAGCACGAGATGGACGACGTGTTCGCGCGTCTGGCGATCGAAGCCGAGGGCATCCAGGACATCGACGCGAAGATGCAGGTCACGTCAGGTGAGGTGGCATGA
- a CDS encoding ComEC/Rec2 family competence protein, with product MAARRGPSVTAVAAALLCATAGAASAGLHAADLHRGPVPGLARQYAHVTAELTVTSDARTTRPGVRGDHTLPRSLVLDADITRVTGPDRTSADVRTPVLVIAPARGPAAARWQRLLPSTGLRLTARLAPPTGGGGDRAAAVLRVPDGEPPQAVRPPTAVQRTAGGLRAGLREATAGLAPDARALLPGLVVGDTSRVPPELQEAFEATDLTHLLAVSGSNLTIILVLLIGPPGTALRAERGGLAPRLGISLRTTALLGGALTLAFVVVCRPEPSVLRAAACGLITLLAIGTGRRRQLLPALAAAVLLLVLYDPWLARSYGFLLSVLATGALLTLAPRWSAALRRRGVPPRLAEVLAAAAAAQAVCAPVVAMMAARVSLVAIPCNLLAEFAVAPATVLGFAALAAAPVAMPVAELLARCAAWPAGWIASVARAGAGLPGAEVAWPGGWRGGLLLAAVTAVAVFAARRLPRHPWLSAACALLLVLAILRPVPLTRIVTGWPPPGWKFAMCDIFPIGSAC from the coding sequence TTGGCGGCCAGGCGTGGCCCGAGCGTCACCGCGGTCGCCGCCGCGCTGTTGTGCGCGACGGCCGGGGCCGCTTCGGCGGGGTTGCACGCGGCCGACCTCCACCGGGGCCCCGTGCCCGGCCTGGCGCGCCAGTACGCGCACGTCACGGCGGAGCTGACCGTCACCTCCGACGCCCGTACGACCCGGCCCGGGGTGCGCGGCGACCACACGCTGCCGAGATCGCTCGTACTCGACGCCGACATCACCCGCGTCACAGGACCCGACCGCACCTCGGCCGACGTTCGTACGCCGGTCCTGGTGATCGCACCGGCCCGGGGGCCGGCGGCGGCGCGGTGGCAGCGGCTGCTGCCGTCCACCGGGCTGCGGCTCACCGCGCGGCTGGCCCCGCCGACGGGCGGTGGCGGTGACCGGGCCGCCGCGGTGCTCCGCGTGCCGGACGGTGAGCCCCCGCAGGCCGTGCGCCCGCCGACCGCCGTGCAGCGCACGGCCGGTGGTCTCAGGGCAGGGCTGCGCGAGGCCACTGCCGGGCTCGCTCCCGACGCCCGGGCACTGCTGCCCGGGTTGGTCGTCGGCGACACCTCCAGGGTGCCGCCCGAGCTCCAGGAGGCTTTCGAGGCCACCGACCTCACGCACCTCCTCGCCGTCTCCGGAAGCAACCTCACGATCATCCTCGTCCTGCTGATCGGACCACCCGGTACGGCCCTGCGTGCCGAACGCGGCGGCCTCGCCCCGCGCCTCGGAATCTCCCTGCGGACGACCGCGCTGCTCGGCGGGGCGCTGACGCTCGCCTTCGTCGTGGTGTGCCGGCCGGAGCCGAGCGTGCTGCGCGCAGCGGCCTGCGGGCTCATCACGCTGCTCGCCATCGGAACGGGCCGCCGCCGGCAGCTCCTTCCCGCCCTCGCGGCCGCGGTCCTGCTGCTCGTGCTGTACGACCCGTGGCTGGCCCGCAGTTACGGATTCCTGCTCTCCGTACTGGCCACGGGCGCCCTTCTCACTCTCGCCCCCCGCTGGAGCGCCGCGCTGCGACGGCGCGGCGTGCCGCCGAGGCTCGCGGAGGTGCTGGCCGCCGCGGCAGCCGCCCAGGCGGTGTGCGCGCCCGTGGTCGCGATGATGGCGGCCCGGGTGAGCCTGGTGGCCATCCCCTGCAACCTGCTCGCCGAGTTCGCGGTCGCCCCGGCGACGGTCCTCGGGTTCGCGGCCCTGGCGGCGGCCCCGGTGGCGATGCCCGTCGCCGAACTGCTGGCCCGGTGCGCGGCCTGGCCGGCCGGGTGGATCGCCTCCGTAGCCCGTGCCGGAGCCGGGCTGCCCGGCGCGGAGGTCGCCTGGCCCGGTGGCTGGCGCGGCGGGCTGCTGCTGGCGGCCGTGACGGCGGTGGCTGTGTTCGCGGCGCGCCGGCTGCCGCGCCACCCGTGGCTGAGCGCGGCGTGTGCGCTCCTCCTGGTGCTGGCGATCCTGCGGCCCGTTCCGCTCACCCGGATCGTCACCGGATGGCCACCGCCGGGCTGGAAGTTCGCGATGTGCGACATCTTCCCTATTGGATCGGCGTGTTGA
- a CDS encoding helix-hairpin-helix domain-containing protein, which produces MSGKVRRPGIHRLLAGSRVADALRAAGGVKAGADTAGLNRARLLMDGEQVVVGVPAPPGAAGPAAGGGSPAAAPGGTAGPIGLNAATAEQLETLPGVGPVLAQHIIDYRTEHGGFRSVEELREVKGIGDRRFADLLPLVRP; this is translated from the coding sequence GTGAGCGGCAAAGTACGCCGGCCGGGCATCCACCGGCTGCTCGCCGGGTCGCGGGTGGCGGACGCGCTGCGGGCGGCAGGTGGCGTCAAGGCGGGCGCGGACACCGCCGGGCTCAACCGCGCTCGCCTGCTCATGGACGGCGAGCAGGTGGTGGTCGGAGTCCCCGCACCTCCGGGGGCTGCCGGACCGGCTGCGGGAGGCGGTAGCCCTGCGGCGGCCCCCGGCGGGACTGCTGGGCCGATCGGCCTGAACGCCGCCACCGCCGAGCAGTTGGAGACGCTGCCAGGGGTCGGTCCCGTACTGGCGCAGCACATCATCGACTACCGGACGGAGCACGGCGGCTTCCGCTCCGTCGAAGAGCTCCGTGAGGTCAAGGGGATCGGCGACCGCCGGTTCGCGGATCTCCTGCCGCTCGTACGGCCATGA